In one Streptomyces sp. T12 genomic region, the following are encoded:
- a CDS encoding universal stress protein → MSGLVVVGVDGSPSSLDAVEAAAWEAGRRGVALRLAHALAWPSEPVPPGVPPWDPNGAGLHHGTNAALAEAERRARSVAPQVEITCEVLMGEPGAVLESESRLATLTVVGEGPASRRHGSVAGQLTARGTCPVLVVRGRPHRTGPVVLAGGASSATRGTVEFAFAEASARGTDLVVLHAHGDDDRFAPTGLRKKYPDVTVRFRRVRYRVLRRALVDASADAQLVVVGVHGRRRVADMLPGSVVRAVLRDGQCPVAVVPAGTV, encoded by the coding sequence ATGAGCGGTCTGGTCGTAGTGGGCGTGGATGGCTCGCCGTCGAGCCTCGACGCGGTGGAGGCCGCGGCGTGGGAGGCCGGCCGACGTGGGGTGGCGCTGAGGCTGGCGCACGCCCTCGCATGGCCGTCGGAGCCTGTGCCGCCCGGTGTGCCGCCCTGGGATCCGAACGGGGCAGGGCTGCATCACGGGACGAACGCCGCATTGGCCGAGGCCGAGCGGCGAGCCCGCAGTGTCGCGCCGCAGGTGGAGATCACGTGCGAGGTCCTCATGGGTGAGCCCGGGGCGGTACTGGAGTCGGAGTCGCGCTTGGCAACACTCACCGTGGTGGGCGAGGGCCCGGCGAGTCGGCGGCATGGCTCGGTCGCCGGGCAGCTGACCGCTCGCGGCACCTGCCCGGTGCTGGTGGTGCGCGGTCGGCCGCACCGAACCGGTCCTGTGGTGCTGGCCGGCGGTGCATCGTCGGCGACCCGGGGAACGGTCGAATTCGCCTTCGCCGAAGCTTCTGCGCGCGGTACGGACCTTGTTGTCCTCCACGCGCATGGGGACGACGACCGGTTCGCGCCGACCGGGCTGCGCAAGAAGTACCCCGACGTCACGGTGCGCTTCCGACGGGTCCGGTACCGGGTGCTGCGCCGCGCTCTCGTAGACGCGAGCGCCGACGCTCAGCTCGTCGTGGTCGGCGTACACGGCAGGCGCCGCGTCGCGGACATGCTGCCGGGGTCGGTCGTCAGGGCGGTTCTGCGTGACGGGCAGTGCCCTGTCGCCGTGGTCCCGGCCGGGACGGTGTGA
- a CDS encoding universal stress protein: MSRTVTVGLDGSPESRSAAEWAAREAKLRGLPLKLVNVWAPVPDPIAQAPLLGGETHQHWTERIPREAAAGLRLRHPGVEVAMEQLHGQAMEVLPGVAKESELLVLGSRGLSGIGGFMVGSVGMAVVAHSERPVVLVRAGEQAADEHTLDPSGIPSAATPYRPVVLGLDIDSPDDAVIEFAFDAATRRKTALRVVHAWNPPPYLAYGLPADAVLNTLLATQDAAVLTQLLRPWRQKFPDIEVVEEARTGKAANHLVDAARDASLVVVGRRVRRSPFGAHIGPITHAVLHHATAPVAVVPHD; this comes from the coding sequence ATGTCCCGCACCGTCACCGTGGGCCTCGACGGCTCGCCGGAGAGCCGGTCCGCCGCCGAATGGGCGGCTCGCGAGGCGAAGCTGCGCGGGCTGCCGCTGAAGCTGGTCAACGTCTGGGCGCCGGTGCCGGACCCCATCGCCCAGGCCCCGCTTCTCGGTGGCGAGACCCACCAGCACTGGACCGAGCGGATCCCGCGGGAAGCCGCCGCGGGCCTCCGTCTGCGCCACCCCGGTGTCGAGGTCGCCATGGAGCAGCTCCATGGCCAGGCCATGGAGGTGTTGCCCGGTGTGGCGAAGGAGTCCGAGCTGCTCGTTCTCGGCTCTCGCGGGCTGAGCGGAATCGGCGGTTTCATGGTTGGCTCGGTCGGCATGGCCGTCGTGGCGCACAGCGAGCGGCCCGTCGTCCTCGTACGGGCCGGCGAGCAGGCCGCCGACGAGCACACCCTGGACCCGTCCGGGATCCCGTCCGCCGCCACGCCCTATCGGCCCGTCGTGCTGGGCCTCGACATCGACAGCCCCGACGACGCGGTGATCGAGTTCGCCTTCGACGCCGCGACCCGACGGAAGACCGCCCTTCGCGTGGTCCACGCCTGGAATCCGCCGCCCTACCTCGCCTACGGACTGCCTGCCGACGCCGTGCTGAACACCCTGCTGGCTACGCAGGATGCCGCCGTCCTCACCCAACTGCTGCGTCCCTGGCGGCAGAAGTTCCCGGACATCGAGGTAGTGGAGGAGGCCCGTACCGGCAAGGCCGCCAACCACCTGGTCGACGCCGCGCGTGACGCCTCCCTGGTCGTCGTCGGCCGCCGTGTTCGTCGCTCGCCGTTCGGCGCCCACATCGGACCCATCACGCACGCCGTCCTGCATCACGCCACCGCCCCCGTCGCCGTCGTCCCGCACGACTGA
- a CDS encoding cation-transporting P-type ATPase — protein sequence MDGQTTTERVRAVPADESPFKVSDAHRLTAAQVAARLDVDPGVGLSARRATERGAECGPNRLAEPARRPEWLKFLDQFRNWLIGILLIAAVVAGAIGDVKDAVVITVVLQINAVLGYLQERRAERSLEALRRMLVPTARVRRDGTEQVVEADSLVPGDVVLLEAGDRVPADGRLTVAESVEVAEAALTGESQPVAKDVAAVGRAGEAEVPVAERAGMLFMNTAVTRGRAEMIVTATGMRTELGAIAEALRTGAEPPSPLQIQLDSLGRRLALLSGVAVVAYALTALVRGEGLADIALRAVALAVAAIPEGLPAVLALTLALGVYRMARRGAIVKRLASVESLGSATVVCSDKTGTLTLNEMTVRALWAAGRLYDVTGEGYGTAGTVQTFRSPDPGVPLEAVLPFALCNDARLTENGFIGDPTEAALVVLAAKAGMDADQLRTELPRIGELPFDAATKYMATFHAEPDGRTRVHVKGAVDVLLGLCADVRTEDGVRGLDDRQRSEILTVTSELGGAGLRVLGAATAVMDGPPPASTPAELPGLTLVSIAGIADPPRPQARDAIALCRTAGVAVKMITGDHADTAAAIAGELDIAGDVVTGAELDSMTEDQLAARIDDIGVFARVAPDHKVAIVRALASRGHIVAMTGDGVNDAAALRAAHIGVAMGVTGTDVAKEAADMVLTDDDFSTIVRAVREGRAIYDNIVKFVRFQLATNIGAILTLLGASLAGLPAPLTAAQLLWINIIMDGPPAMALAVDPARDDVMRHAPRDPAERILDARRVFAIVRAGAVMAAGTVTLLALARAQLGPDTALTMAFTTFVLFQLFNSLNARADDGPLLGRHQFRNRTLWLCLAGVLAIQVIAVHLPWARTVFGTVPLNAAQWAVCVGTASTVLLAELAVRAALSAMRRTGAPA from the coding sequence GTGGACGGACAGACGACCACCGAGCGGGTACGGGCCGTCCCCGCGGACGAGAGCCCCTTCAAGGTGTCGGACGCCCACCGGCTGACCGCTGCTCAGGTGGCGGCCCGCCTCGACGTCGACCCCGGCGTGGGACTGAGCGCACGGCGGGCTACCGAACGCGGCGCAGAGTGTGGGCCGAACCGGCTGGCCGAACCGGCCCGGCGGCCGGAATGGCTGAAGTTCCTGGACCAGTTCCGCAACTGGCTCATCGGTATCCTGCTGATCGCCGCCGTCGTCGCCGGCGCGATCGGAGACGTCAAGGACGCTGTGGTGATCACCGTCGTCCTGCAGATCAACGCTGTCCTCGGCTATCTGCAGGAGCGACGAGCCGAGCGCAGCCTGGAGGCGCTGCGCCGCATGCTGGTGCCGACCGCCAGGGTCCGCCGTGACGGTACGGAGCAGGTGGTGGAGGCGGACAGCCTCGTACCCGGGGACGTGGTGCTGCTGGAAGCCGGCGACCGTGTACCGGCCGACGGGCGGCTGACCGTCGCGGAGTCGGTGGAGGTGGCCGAGGCCGCGCTGACCGGCGAGTCCCAGCCGGTCGCCAAGGACGTGGCGGCGGTCGGGCGGGCCGGAGAGGCCGAGGTACCGGTCGCCGAGCGCGCCGGCATGCTGTTCATGAACACCGCCGTGACCCGGGGCCGCGCCGAGATGATCGTCACGGCCACCGGCATGCGTACCGAACTCGGCGCGATCGCCGAGGCGTTGCGCACCGGCGCGGAGCCACCCAGCCCGCTCCAGATCCAACTGGACAGTCTTGGGCGGCGGCTCGCGCTGCTGAGCGGCGTCGCCGTCGTCGCCTACGCCCTCACCGCACTGGTGCGTGGCGAGGGGTTGGCGGACATCGCGCTACGGGCGGTGGCCCTCGCCGTCGCCGCGATTCCCGAAGGCCTGCCCGCCGTGCTGGCACTGACGCTGGCCCTGGGCGTGTACCGCATGGCGCGGCGCGGTGCCATCGTCAAGCGCCTCGCCTCGGTGGAGTCGCTCGGCTCGGCGACCGTCGTGTGCAGCGACAAGACCGGGACGCTCACGCTCAACGAGATGACCGTGCGTGCCCTGTGGGCCGCGGGCAGGCTCTACGACGTCACCGGCGAGGGCTACGGGACGGCAGGCACCGTCCAGACGTTCCGGTCCCCAGACCCCGGCGTCCCGCTGGAAGCGGTGCTTCCCTTCGCGTTGTGCAATGACGCGCGCCTGACCGAGAACGGCTTCATCGGCGACCCGACGGAGGCGGCGCTGGTGGTCCTCGCGGCGAAGGCCGGTATGGATGCCGACCAGCTGCGCACAGAGCTGCCTCGTATCGGCGAACTGCCCTTCGACGCCGCTACCAAGTACATGGCCACCTTCCACGCCGAACCCGACGGCCGCACCCGCGTTCACGTCAAGGGCGCGGTGGACGTCCTGCTTGGCCTGTGTGCCGACGTCCGCACCGAAGACGGTGTGCGGGGGCTCGACGACCGGCAACGGAGCGAGATTCTCACCGTGACGTCGGAACTGGGCGGAGCCGGGCTGCGCGTCCTGGGCGCGGCCACCGCCGTCATGGACGGCCCGCCGCCGGCGTCCACTCCGGCCGAGTTGCCCGGACTGACCCTGGTGTCGATCGCCGGCATCGCCGACCCGCCCCGCCCGCAGGCACGGGACGCGATAGCGCTGTGCCGCACGGCCGGAGTCGCTGTCAAGATGATCACCGGAGACCACGCCGACACCGCGGCCGCCATCGCAGGCGAGCTGGACATCGCAGGCGACGTCGTGACCGGCGCTGAGCTGGACAGCATGACGGAGGACCAACTCGCCGCCCGCATCGACGACATCGGCGTGTTCGCTCGCGTCGCACCCGACCACAAGGTCGCCATCGTGCGGGCCCTGGCCAGCCGCGGCCACATCGTCGCGATGACCGGAGACGGCGTCAACGATGCCGCCGCGCTGCGGGCCGCGCACATCGGCGTGGCCATGGGCGTCACCGGCACGGACGTGGCCAAGGAAGCCGCCGACATGGTCCTCACCGACGACGACTTCTCCACCATCGTGCGAGCCGTCCGCGAAGGGCGCGCCATCTACGACAACATCGTCAAGTTCGTCCGCTTCCAACTGGCCACCAACATCGGTGCGATCCTGACCCTGCTGGGCGCCTCCCTGGCCGGGCTGCCCGCGCCGCTCACGGCGGCGCAACTGTTGTGGATAAACATCATCATGGACGGGCCGCCCGCGATGGCGCTGGCCGTCGACCCGGCTCGCGACGACGTGATGCGACACGCCCCGCGTGACCCGGCGGAGCGGATCCTGGACGCCCGCCGGGTCTTCGCGATCGTCCGGGCCGGTGCGGTGATGGCCGCGGGCACCGTGACCCTGCTGGCCCTCGCCCGTGCGCAGCTGGGCCCGGACACCGCCCTGACCATGGCGTTCACCACGTTCGTCCTGTTCCAGTTGTTCAACTCCCTCAACGCCCGCGCGGACGACGGACCCCTGCTCGGCCGCCACCAGTTCCGCAACCGCACCCTGTGGCTGTGCCTGGCCGGCGTCCTCGCCATACAGGTCATCGCCGTCCACCTGCCCTGGGCACGTACGGTCTTCGGCACCGTGCCGCTGAACGCGGCCCAGTGGGCCGTCTGCGTGGGTACCGCATCCACCGTCCTTCTCGCCGAACTGGCCGTGCGGGCCGCGCTGTCGGCAATGCGCAGGACCGGTGCGCCTGCCTGA
- a CDS encoding universal stress protein, with protein MVGLRESGATANPLLEFAFTTAESQGARVRAVRALASAALITHPTSAGHADGSHEAEERARLVAALEPWRTKFPEVSVVEQVTTGPAAHVLMSAATRSRLTVVGRRRHPSHLTWKLGPVAHAALHHLPCPVAVVPHG; from the coding sequence GTGGTCGGCCTCCGGGAGTCTGGAGCCACCGCCAACCCTCTGCTGGAGTTCGCCTTCACCACCGCCGAGTCGCAGGGAGCACGCGTACGCGCGGTGCGGGCCCTGGCTTCTGCGGCTCTGATCACCCATCCGACGTCCGCCGGGCACGCCGACGGCTCCCACGAGGCGGAGGAACGCGCACGCCTCGTCGCCGCGCTGGAGCCGTGGCGTACGAAGTTCCCCGAAGTCTCCGTCGTGGAACAGGTCACCACCGGTCCGGCCGCGCATGTGCTCATGTCCGCCGCCACGCGCAGCCGGCTCACCGTCGTGGGACGTCGTCGGCACCCGTCCCACCTCACCTGGAAACTCGGGCCCGTCGCACACGCGGCGCTTCACCACCTTCCCTGCCCCGTCGCGGTTGTCCCACACGGCTGA
- a CDS encoding universal stress protein encodes MTGPVVVGLDGSAASVTAAWWAAREARDRHLPVLLLHSWTTQPLNVPIPQEARSKQRYGEQVLRRTEAELLHRYADLSLTTELISEPAAQALLDRSESASLLVLGSRGHGSMAGFLLGSISLHVLGLAQCPAVTVRAGDPAVEAG; translated from the coding sequence ATGACCGGACCTGTCGTCGTCGGACTCGACGGCTCCGCTGCGAGCGTTACGGCCGCGTGGTGGGCCGCGCGCGAAGCCCGGGACCGGCACCTGCCCGTCCTGCTGCTCCACTCCTGGACCACCCAGCCGCTCAACGTGCCCATCCCGCAGGAGGCCCGCAGTAAACAGCGGTACGGCGAGCAGGTGCTGCGCCGGACCGAGGCCGAACTGCTCCACCGCTACGCCGATCTGTCCCTCACCACGGAACTGATATCGGAACCCGCCGCGCAGGCTCTTCTCGACCGCAGCGAGAGCGCGTCCCTACTCGTGCTCGGCTCCCGTGGACACGGCTCGATGGCAGGTTTCCTGCTCGGCTCCATCAGCCTGCACGTCCTGGGACTGGCGCAGTGCCCGGCCGTCACCGTCCGGGCCGGCGATCCCGCCGTCGAGGCCGGCTGA